In a genomic window of Amycolatopsis japonica:
- a CDS encoding alpha/beta hydrolase has product MSGLLAVTVAACSSGEGRTQPPPPATESHAPTGPVPAGLEKLYGQSLTWADCAPYATSDDAKAAFRVKDAQCARLTVPLDYAKPEGDSITLGLLRRKALDTDERIGALVVNPGGPGASGMQAAAGLASRTATNELGKRFDMVGFDPRGIGASQPQVRCLTDAERDADRADDSETDGSPEGVKKQEAESQDFAAKCAERTEHGAAMLANLGTRDVVKDMDILRSVLGEPKLNYLGYSYGTRIGSAYAEAFPANVRALVLDGAVDPEQDAVESLVGQGQGFGKAFGEFSNWCAAREDCALGRDAAGVTKAFQDLVRPLIDFPVPVSDGRKLSYEDATTGVIQALYQEDLWEPLNSALNDLKRQRGDGLEKLADLYNERGADGRYGTTQDAFVAIRCVDDPRVTDPAKILDAQKRYAQAAPFLDDGKPDGAARDSCAFWPVPNTSEPHQPNVEGLPKTLVISTTNDPATPYQAGVNLAKAIKGALLTFEGNQHTVFLQGVSCVDQIGIDYLVNGALPDEGTRCAAK; this is encoded by the coding sequence CTGTCCGGCCTGCTCGCGGTCACCGTCGCCGCGTGCTCGTCGGGAGAGGGTAGAACCCAGCCGCCGCCTCCGGCCACCGAGTCGCACGCTCCGACCGGACCGGTGCCCGCCGGACTGGAGAAGTTGTACGGACAGAGCCTGACCTGGGCCGACTGTGCACCCTACGCGACATCCGATGACGCGAAAGCGGCGTTTCGAGTGAAGGACGCACAGTGCGCCCGGCTCACCGTCCCGCTCGACTACGCGAAGCCCGAAGGCGACTCGATCACGCTCGGCCTGTTGCGCCGCAAGGCGCTGGATACCGACGAAAGGATTGGGGCGCTCGTGGTCAATCCCGGCGGCCCCGGCGCTTCCGGGATGCAGGCCGCGGCCGGTCTCGCCTCCCGGACGGCGACGAACGAGCTGGGCAAGCGCTTCGACATGGTCGGCTTCGACCCGCGCGGCATCGGCGCGAGCCAGCCCCAGGTCCGCTGCCTGACCGACGCCGAACGCGACGCGGACCGCGCGGACGACAGCGAGACCGACGGCTCACCCGAGGGGGTGAAAAAGCAGGAGGCCGAGTCCCAGGACTTCGCGGCGAAGTGTGCCGAGCGGACCGAACACGGCGCCGCGATGCTCGCGAACCTGGGCACGCGTGACGTCGTCAAGGACATGGACATCCTGCGATCGGTCCTCGGCGAGCCGAAGCTGAACTATCTCGGCTACTCCTACGGGACGCGGATCGGGTCCGCCTACGCCGAGGCGTTCCCGGCGAACGTCCGCGCGCTGGTGCTCGACGGAGCCGTCGACCCGGAGCAGGACGCGGTGGAGTCGCTGGTCGGGCAGGGTCAGGGTTTCGGCAAGGCGTTCGGGGAGTTCTCGAACTGGTGCGCCGCGCGTGAGGACTGCGCACTGGGGCGCGACGCCGCCGGCGTGACGAAGGCGTTCCAAGACCTGGTGCGGCCCCTGATCGACTTCCCGGTGCCGGTCAGCGACGGCCGGAAACTGTCGTACGAGGACGCGACGACGGGCGTGATACAGGCCCTCTACCAGGAAGATCTCTGGGAACCGCTGAACTCCGCGCTCAACGACCTGAAGCGCCAGCGCGGCGACGGCCTGGAAAAACTGGCCGACCTCTACAACGAGCGCGGCGCCGACGGCCGCTACGGGACGACGCAGGACGCCTTCGTCGCGATCCGCTGCGTCGACGACCCCCGGGTCACCGATCCGGCGAAGATCCTCGACGCGCAGAAGCGGTACGCGCAGGCGGCGCCGTTCCTCGACGACGGCAAGCCGGACGGAGCCGCACGTGACTCCTGCGCCTTCTGGCCCGTGCCGAACACCTCGGAACCGCATCAGCCGAACGTCGAGGGCCTGCCGAAGACGCTGGTCATCTCGACCACGAACGATCCGGCGACCCCGTATCAGGCGGGCGTCAACCTCGCGAAAGCGATCAAGGGAGCTTTGCTCACGTTCGAGGGAAACCAGCACACGGTGTTCCTCCAGGGCGTGTCGTGCGTCGACCAGATCGGTATCGACTACCTGGTGAACGGCGCCCTGCCGGACGAGGGCACGCGCTGCGCCGCCAAATAA
- the secA2 gene encoding accessory Sec system translocase SecA2: MAALISRVGKKLRRIIQRPGSVELTRYEALLPAIEKLEPELEKLSDEELTERAGKLREAASFGNEQLIEVCALGREAARRALGERAFDVQLLGTMGLLSGHIVQMETGEGKTLAGALAGAGYALRGKHVHVVTVNDYLARRDAEWMGPIYALLGVSVGWVEPAHSRDERREAYAKEVTYGAVSEIGFDVLRDRLVTREEDLVQREPEVAIVDEADSVLVDEARVPLVMAGSIDHTDADEEVANIVRRLRLGLHYETDADGRNAWLTKAGASVVEKALGDDINLYDETGSDRLPAVNVALHAHALLTRDVDYLVRDGKVQLINAARGRVAELQRWPDGLQAAVEAKEQVKATDRGEILDSITVQALLARYPEVAGMTGTAVAVAEQLREFYKLEVAVIPPNTPNIREDQEDRIFGSPSQKLRAIEEEIRRVHESGRPILVGTQDVAESEELAEKLAKVDLECVVLNARNDAEEAAIIADAGKKGAVTVSTQMAGRGTDIRLGGKDGDGRDEVVELGGLHVIGTARYPSSRLDGQLRGRSGRQGDPGSAVFFASLNDELVLSNAPDIPEGISSDVGSGEIVDPAALRQINHAQRVAEGVDLEIHRNTWRYTRLIERQRGELLEHRDKVLRTAHAAEVLEKAHPEKFKELSEKVDDEARVEQLSREVLLFHIDQLWSDHLAFLTDVRESIHLRALARETPIDEFHRAAIPEFHKIIPEAAERAAKTLEEAEITDNGIDLGDAGVRRANTTWTYLVHDNPFDSDFEQTIKKVRSMIKRK, translated from the coding sequence GTGGCAGCACTGATCAGCCGGGTGGGCAAGAAGCTGCGCCGGATCATCCAGCGGCCGGGCAGCGTCGAGCTGACCCGCTACGAAGCGCTGCTGCCGGCCATCGAGAAGCTCGAGCCCGAGTTGGAGAAGCTCTCCGACGAGGAGCTGACAGAGCGGGCCGGCAAGCTTCGGGAAGCCGCTTCCTTCGGCAACGAACAGCTGATCGAGGTCTGCGCGCTCGGTCGCGAGGCCGCGCGGCGGGCACTCGGCGAGCGTGCCTTCGATGTCCAGTTGCTGGGCACGATGGGCCTGCTCAGCGGGCATATCGTGCAGATGGAGACCGGTGAGGGCAAGACGCTGGCGGGTGCGCTGGCCGGCGCCGGGTACGCCCTGCGCGGGAAGCACGTCCACGTCGTCACGGTGAACGACTACCTCGCCCGTCGTGACGCGGAGTGGATGGGCCCGATCTACGCCCTGCTCGGCGTCTCCGTCGGCTGGGTCGAGCCCGCGCATTCCCGCGACGAACGCCGCGAGGCGTACGCGAAGGAGGTCACGTACGGCGCCGTCAGCGAGATCGGCTTCGACGTGCTGCGCGACCGCCTGGTGACGCGCGAAGAGGACCTCGTCCAGCGCGAGCCGGAGGTGGCGATCGTCGACGAGGCCGACTCGGTGCTGGTCGACGAGGCCCGCGTGCCGCTGGTGATGGCCGGATCGATCGACCACACCGACGCCGACGAAGAGGTCGCGAACATCGTCCGGCGGCTGCGGCTCGGGCTCCACTACGAGACCGACGCCGACGGCCGCAACGCCTGGCTGACCAAGGCCGGCGCTTCGGTGGTCGAGAAGGCCCTCGGCGACGACATCAACCTCTACGACGAGACGGGCTCGGACAGGCTGCCCGCGGTGAACGTGGCGCTGCACGCGCACGCGCTGCTCACTCGCGACGTCGACTACCTCGTGCGCGACGGCAAGGTGCAGCTGATCAACGCCGCACGCGGCCGCGTCGCCGAACTTCAGCGCTGGCCGGACGGCCTCCAGGCCGCCGTCGAAGCGAAGGAGCAGGTCAAGGCGACCGACCGGGGCGAGATCCTCGACTCGATCACCGTGCAGGCGCTGCTGGCGCGTTATCCCGAGGTCGCGGGCATGACCGGTACCGCGGTCGCGGTCGCCGAACAGCTGCGCGAGTTCTACAAGCTCGAGGTCGCGGTCATCCCGCCGAACACGCCGAACATCCGTGAAGACCAGGAGGACCGGATCTTCGGGTCGCCGTCGCAGAAGCTGCGCGCGATCGAGGAGGAGATCCGGCGGGTGCACGAGAGCGGGCGGCCGATCCTCGTCGGCACCCAGGACGTCGCCGAATCCGAAGAGCTGGCCGAGAAGCTGGCGAAGGTCGACCTCGAATGCGTCGTGCTCAACGCGCGCAACGACGCCGAGGAGGCCGCGATCATCGCCGACGCCGGCAAGAAGGGCGCGGTCACCGTCTCGACCCAGATGGCGGGCCGAGGCACCGACATCCGGTTGGGCGGCAAGGACGGCGACGGCCGCGACGAGGTCGTCGAGCTGGGCGGCCTGCACGTGATCGGCACCGCCCGTTACCCGTCGAGCAGGCTGGACGGCCAGCTGCGCGGCCGGTCCGGGCGACAGGGCGACCCGGGCAGCGCGGTGTTCTTCGCCAGCCTGAACGACGAGCTCGTGCTGTCGAACGCGCCGGACATCCCCGAGGGCATCAGCTCGGACGTGGGCAGCGGCGAGATCGTCGACCCGGCGGCGCTGCGGCAGATCAACCACGCCCAGCGCGTCGCCGAGGGCGTCGACCTGGAGATCCACCGGAACACCTGGCGCTACACGCGGCTGATCGAGCGGCAGCGCGGCGAGCTGCTGGAGCACCGGGACAAGGTGCTGCGGACGGCGCACGCGGCGGAGGTGCTGGAGAAGGCGCACCCGGAGAAGTTCAAGGAGCTTTCGGAGAAGGTCGACGACGAGGCTCGCGTCGAGCAGCTGAGCCGCGAGGTGCTGCTGTTCCACATCGACCAGCTGTGGTCGGACCACCTGGCGTTCCTGACCGACGTGCGGGAGAGCATCCACCTGCGGGCGCTGGCGCGGGAGACGCCGATCGACGAATTCCACCGCGCGGCGATCCCCGAGTTCCACAAGATCATCCCGGAGGCGGCCGAGCGGGCGGCGAAGACGCTCGAGGAGGCCGAGATCACCGACAACGGGATCGACCTCGGTGACGCGGGGGTGCGGCGGGCGAACACGACGTGGACCTACCTGGTGCACGACAACCCGTTCGACTCCGACTTCGAGCAGACCATCAAGAAGGTACGGAGCATGATCAAGCGCAAGTAG
- a CDS encoding NAD+ synthase, producing the protein MPQLRIALAQVNTTVGDLEGNAELTVEWTRKAAEAGAHIVVFPEMSLTGYPVEDLSLRPTFASASKQMVEVLARRLEEAGCGEVLTYIGYLDLDETGPRDAAAALYRGEVVARQFKHHLPNYGVFDEHRWFKPGQELEVVRFHGVDVGMVICEDVWQDGGPISALGKAGVDLVVAPNASPYERAKDDIRLPLIARRAAEAGAPLVYTNQIGGQDDLVFDGDSIVVGADGRLLARAPQFVEHLLVVDTDLVAGGHTAEGEFEGLRVKRRVLGEDPVPAYTPSTESAISEPLSDEAEVWHALVVGLRDYVHKNGFSSVTFGFSGGIDSAVVAALAADALGGDNVYGVSMPSEYSSEHSKGDAEDLARRIGAHYRVEPIADMVKVYVEQLQLTGLAEENIQARVRGMLLMALSNQDGHLVLATGNKTELAVGYSTIYGDAVGAFAPIKDLFKTHVWHLAKWRNKEAEKNGETPPIPENSITKPPSAELRPGQLDSDSLPDYLMLDDILDDYIEGDRGYVDLVDAGFEPETIDRVVRMVDKAEYKRRQYPPGTKITFKAFGRDRRLPMTNGWREGTVVTRSAQRDLLPG; encoded by the coding sequence ATGCCGCAACTGCGCATCGCACTGGCCCAGGTCAACACCACCGTCGGCGACCTCGAAGGCAACGCCGAGCTCACCGTCGAGTGGACTCGCAAGGCCGCCGAAGCAGGCGCCCACATCGTCGTCTTCCCGGAGATGTCCCTCACCGGTTACCCCGTCGAGGACCTCTCCCTCCGCCCGACCTTCGCCTCCGCCTCGAAGCAGATGGTCGAAGTTCTCGCCCGGCGGCTCGAAGAAGCCGGCTGTGGCGAGGTGCTCACCTACATCGGCTACCTCGACCTGGACGAGACCGGCCCGCGTGACGCGGCCGCCGCGCTGTACCGCGGCGAAGTGGTCGCACGCCAGTTCAAGCACCACCTGCCCAACTACGGCGTCTTCGACGAGCACCGCTGGTTCAAGCCGGGCCAGGAGCTCGAAGTCGTCCGCTTCCACGGCGTCGACGTCGGCATGGTGATCTGCGAGGACGTCTGGCAGGACGGCGGCCCGATCTCCGCGCTGGGCAAGGCCGGAGTGGACCTCGTGGTCGCGCCCAACGCTTCGCCCTACGAGCGTGCGAAGGACGACATCCGCCTGCCGCTCATCGCCCGCCGCGCGGCCGAGGCCGGGGCGCCGCTGGTGTACACGAACCAGATCGGCGGTCAGGACGACCTCGTCTTCGACGGCGACTCGATCGTGGTCGGCGCGGACGGACGGCTGCTGGCGCGCGCACCGCAGTTCGTCGAGCACCTGCTCGTCGTCGACACGGACCTCGTCGCCGGTGGTCACACCGCCGAAGGCGAGTTCGAAGGCCTGCGGGTCAAGCGTCGCGTGCTCGGCGAAGACCCGGTCCCGGCGTACACCCCGAGCACCGAGTCCGCGATCAGCGAGCCGCTGTCGGACGAAGCCGAGGTGTGGCACGCGCTCGTCGTCGGTCTGCGGGACTACGTGCACAAGAACGGCTTCTCGTCGGTGACGTTCGGGTTCTCGGGCGGCATCGACTCGGCGGTCGTGGCGGCGCTGGCCGCCGACGCGCTGGGCGGCGACAACGTCTACGGCGTTTCGATGCCTTCGGAGTACTCCTCGGAGCACTCGAAGGGCGACGCCGAAGACCTCGCCCGCCGGATCGGCGCGCACTATCGCGTCGAACCGATCGCGGACATGGTCAAGGTCTACGTCGAGCAGCTTCAGCTGACCGGGCTCGCCGAGGAGAACATCCAGGCCCGTGTCCGCGGCATGCTGCTGATGGCGCTGTCCAATCAGGACGGTCACCTGGTGCTGGCGACCGGCAACAAGACCGAACTCGCCGTCGGCTACTCGACGATCTACGGCGACGCCGTCGGGGCCTTCGCGCCGATCAAGGACCTGTTCAAGACGCACGTCTGGCACTTGGCCAAGTGGCGCAACAAGGAAGCCGAGAAGAACGGCGAAACCCCGCCGATCCCGGAGAACTCGATCACCAAGCCGCCGTCCGCGGAGCTGCGCCCGGGTCAGCTGGACAGTGACTCGCTGCCCGACTACCTGATGCTCGACGACATCCTCGACGACTACATCGAGGGAGACCGCGGCTACGTCGACCTGGTCGACGCGGGCTTCGAGCCGGAGACCATCGACCGCGTGGTGCGAATGGTCGACAAGGCCGAATACAAGCGCCGCCAGTATCCGCCGGGCACCAAGATCACGTTCAAGGCGTTCGGGCGGGACCGGCGGCTGCCGATGACCAACGGCTGGCGGGAGGGCACCGTCGTGACCCGCTCAGCTCAGCGCGACCTGCTTCCCGGCTGA
- a CDS encoding VOC family protein → MSDLVLDHLVYAGPDLEEAVERVAELTGVTPVRGGRHVGFGTANYLADLGAGAYLEVVGPDPDQPEHIGPRPFGIDELTAPALITWAARVDGIDEAIAEARQRGYDPGEASEMSRTTDDGELLTWRLTGAGGLDGLAPFLIDWGSTPHPTTRGLPSIPLLMVTGVHPEPAAVEAAVRALGMDMLVRRDEKPGLVAVLTNSAGKQVALS, encoded by the coding sequence ATGAGCGACCTCGTGCTGGATCACCTCGTCTACGCCGGGCCGGACCTCGAAGAGGCCGTCGAGCGCGTCGCCGAGCTGACCGGCGTCACGCCGGTACGCGGCGGAAGGCATGTCGGTTTCGGTACGGCCAACTACCTGGCCGATCTGGGCGCCGGTGCCTACCTCGAGGTGGTCGGTCCCGATCCGGATCAGCCCGAGCACATCGGGCCGCGTCCGTTCGGCATCGACGAGCTGACCGCTCCCGCCCTGATCACCTGGGCGGCGCGTGTGGACGGCATCGACGAAGCGATCGCTGAGGCACGCCAACGCGGCTACGACCCGGGCGAAGCGTCCGAGATGTCACGGACCACCGACGACGGCGAACTGCTGACCTGGCGCCTCACCGGTGCGGGCGGCCTCGACGGGCTCGCGCCCTTCCTCATCGACTGGGGGAGCACCCCGCATCCGACGACGCGGGGGCTCCCGTCGATCCCGCTGCTCATGGTCACCGGCGTCCACCCCGAGCCGGCCGCGGTCGAAGCCGCGGTCCGCGCGCTCGGGATGGACATGCTCGTCCGGCGCGACGAGAAGCCCGGCCTGGTGGCCGTGCTGACGAACTCAGCCGGGAAGCAGGTCGCGCTGAGCTGA
- a CDS encoding methylated-DNA--[protein]-cysteine S-methyltransferase has translation MTAPGYSVFGTAIGDCGIAWSERGVIAVQLPEGSEEKTRARLAARLPQATESTPPEEIQRAIDGIVSLMDGKRTDLTGVELDYEGVPDFHHRVYEFIRTIPAGKTLTYGDIANILGMPGGAQAVGQAMGRNPVPIIVPCHRVLAAGGKDGGFSARGGVATKRRMLVIEGALADEPTLF, from the coding sequence ATGACGGCACCGGGCTACTCCGTGTTCGGCACCGCGATCGGTGACTGCGGCATCGCGTGGAGCGAACGCGGGGTCATCGCGGTCCAGCTCCCCGAGGGCAGTGAAGAGAAGACGAGGGCGCGACTGGCCGCGCGTCTTCCTCAGGCGACCGAATCCACCCCACCGGAGGAGATCCAGCGCGCGATCGACGGGATCGTCTCGTTGATGGACGGCAAGCGCACGGACCTCACCGGCGTCGAACTCGATTACGAAGGAGTACCGGACTTCCACCACCGCGTGTACGAATTCATCCGCACGATCCCCGCGGGCAAGACGCTGACCTACGGCGACATCGCGAACATCCTCGGCATGCCCGGCGGCGCGCAGGCCGTGGGGCAGGCGATGGGCCGGAACCCGGTCCCGATCATCGTGCCGTGCCATCGCGTCCTCGCCGCCGGCGGCAAGGACGGCGGCTTCTCCGCGCGCGGAGGGGTCGCCACCAAGCGCCGGATGCTGGTCATCGAAGGCGCTTTGGCGGACGAACCGACCTTGTTCTAG
- a CDS encoding DinB family protein, which yields MAGNVPPVADEREGLLAYLEQQRHVLRIAAHGLTEEQARAVPTRSSLSVGGLIKHTAFTEDGWIDILLQKPSKPMDEAMKEYEAGYVMADGETLEDVFARYDEVARRTADVIAGIADLGQPVPVPKGVPWYPQDVDAWSVRWVLLHLIEETARHAGHADIIREHIDGATAIPLMAAAEGWPETPWLKPWSPGQSD from the coding sequence ATGGCTGGAAACGTTCCCCCGGTCGCCGACGAGCGCGAAGGACTCCTCGCGTACCTCGAGCAGCAACGCCACGTCCTGCGCATCGCCGCGCACGGCCTCACCGAAGAACAGGCCAGAGCCGTCCCGACCAGAAGCTCACTGAGCGTCGGCGGCCTGATCAAACACACCGCGTTCACCGAAGACGGCTGGATCGACATCCTCCTTCAGAAGCCCTCGAAGCCGATGGACGAGGCGATGAAGGAGTACGAAGCCGGCTACGTGATGGCTGACGGCGAGACGCTCGAAGACGTCTTCGCGCGCTACGACGAAGTCGCCCGCCGCACCGCGGACGTCATCGCGGGTATCGCCGACCTCGGCCAGCCGGTCCCGGTGCCCAAGGGCGTGCCCTGGTACCCCCAGGACGTCGACGCGTGGTCGGTCCGCTGGGTGCTGCTCCACCTCATCGAGGAGACCGCACGGCACGCCGGGCACGCCGACATCATCCGCGAGCACATCGACGGCGCGACGGCGATCCCGTTGATGGCCGCCGCGGAAGGCTGGCCGGAGACACCTTGGCTCAAGCCCTGGTCGCCGGGTCAGAGCGACTAG